A DNA window from Hordeum vulgare subsp. vulgare chromosome 1H, MorexV3_pseudomolecules_assembly, whole genome shotgun sequence contains the following coding sequences:
- the LOC123419973 gene encoding phospholipase A1-II 7-like: MNNTLPVTAPTAHAPTPSPAPAPKLGAGNMASRWRELHGSDSWKGLLDPLDVDLRRSIIAYGELASAAHDGFNLEKRSPHAGLCLYSRDRLLSASTVTHPEYYKVTKFLYATCGGSTVSRLATSVPTVTSALFVQPLGKAEGTPTSNWMGYVAVATEEGVAALGRRDIVVVWRGTENDLEWEQDKDCRQVSAAPVLGRYAHDEYRNAEVHRGFLSVYTSSDNNSMYNKTSAREQVLEEVGRLMKEYKEEVTSITVTGHSLGASLATLTAIDMVANDVNVPPASNQPPCPVTAILLASPRVGNDAFKSAFGSFDHLRALHVANAKDIVPMNPPSVLLLMQYVDSATATIVIDTDRSPYVVHKMLTHHVLELYLHGVAGDHGDKADFQLVVPRDLALVNKTTDLLNDEHQVPACWWVIHRKCMAKGTDGQWKLDDFEEA, encoded by the exons ATGAACAACACACTACCAGTAACGGCACCCACCGCACACGCGCCCACGCCGTCGCCAGCGCCGGCGCCGAAGCTTGGAGCAGGAAACATGGCCAGCCGGTGGCGCGAGCTCCACGGCTCGGACTCGTGGAAGGGGCTCCTGGACCCGCTGGACGTCGACCTCCGACGCTCCATCATCGCTTACGGCGAGCTTGCGTCGGCCGCCCACGACGGGTTCAACCTCGAGAAGCGGTCACCGCATGCCGGCTTGTGCCTGTATAGCCGTGACCGCCTGCTGTCCGCCTCCACGGTGACCCACCCGGAGTACTACAAGGTGACCAAGTTCCTGTACGCGACCTGCGGGGGATCAACGGTGTCGAGGTTGGCGACATCCGTGCCAACGGTGACCAGCGCGCTCTTCGTGCAACCGTTGGGAAAGGCCGAGGGGACTCCGACGTCCAACTGGATGGGTTATGTGGCGGTGGCGACGGAGGAGGGAGTTGCAGCACTGGGGAGGCGCGACATCGTCGTGGTGTGGCGCGGCACCGAGAACGACTTGGAGTGGGAGCAAGACAAGGACTGCCGTCAGGTGTCTGCTGCGCCGGTGTTGGGCCGCTATGCTCACGACGAGTACAGGAACGCCGAGGTGCACCGTGGCTTCCTATCCGTGTACACGTCCAGTGACAACAACTCCATGTACAACAAGACCAGCGCCAGAGAGCAG gttCTTGAGGAGGTAGGGAGGCTGATGAAGGAGTACAAGGAGGAGGTGACCAGCATCACCGTGACCGGCCACAGCCTTGGCGCGTCGCTCGCCACCCTCACCGCCATCGACATGGTTGCCAACGACGTCAACGTGCCCCCTGCCTCCAATCAACCGCCGTGCCCCGTGACGGCGATACTGCTGGCGAGCCCGCGAGTCGGGAACGACGCGTTCAAGTCCGCCTTCGGCTCATTCGACCACCTGCGGGCACTCCACGTGGCCAACGCCAAAGACATCGTGCCAATGAACCCTCCCTCTGTGCTGCTGTTAATGCAGTACGTGGACAGCGCCACGGCAACGATCGTAATTGACACGGACCGGTCACCCTACGTGGTTCACAAGATGCTCACCCACCACGTCCTCGAGCTGTACCTGCACGGCGTCGCAGGGGATCATGGCGACAAGGCGGACTTCCAACTAGTTGTTCCACGCGACTTGGCGCTGGTGAACAAGACTACCGACCTGCTGAATGACGAACACCAGGTGCCGGCGTGCTGGTGGGTCATTCACAGAAAATGCATGGCCAAGGGCACCGATGGCCAGTGGAAACTCGATGACTTTGAAGAAGCATAG